The window GGAGAAGGACTTTGGTTCAATGAATTGATTGAATTTAATGTTATTGGAGGTTGGTCTAGGAATAGACCGATTGAAGAACATGAACGTATTTTAAGGTTTCTATCTTTATGGGGCTACGAACAAGGGCATCAGCAAAAGCCCTCTCCATTTCTATCTCAACATAAAGGCGTTTTAACACTGTCAACTTTTGTTACTTTGCACAAAGACAAAGCACAAGGACTATTAATTGATGTTGAGCCATTTTATGTAGCTTGTACATTTGGTCTATTAGCAACAGATATTTTAACTACTACTGGTGCAAGAATTAATGAATTACTTCAAATTAATAATACGAAAGAGTGTATCCTTATAAAAAAGGTTAAAGAGAAGTTGCATTTCTCATTTAAAGCTATCCCTAAAGGACGAGATTCATTAGAAGAATTTTATATAAGCAAACAGACTATGGAGCATATTCAAACCGTAGCAAGATTGTTAAAAGAGCATTATACTGTTGAGAAAATTCCAAGTGTTTTATATAGGAGTGATAGAAAGCATTTTTTCCCTAAGCCTATGTCCTATTATTTTCAATACGAAGGTAAAGCAATAAGAAAGGATGCTATATACAGTTCCATTCGATTCCTCCTTCATGGATTGGTTTTTGAAACACAAAGTGGTAAGCCCGTAACAATCAAGACCCACCTTTTACGCCATGCTTTTGCAACAGAAGCAGTCCAGCGACAAAACATGAATATTGATATTGTCGCAAAGATGTTACATCAGAGGGATTTGAATATAACAGCTTATTACTCTGCACCAACATCATCGCAAATCGCTGAATCAGTAAGTGAATTACATGATGTCATTTCAAGCTATGTCGATATTGATGATGCGTATTTAAGAAGCCCTAAAGAGTTGCAACAGCAATTTGATGAACACGCTGAAAAGGTTGGTGTATATAACAAAGTATTAGGTGGTACTTGCGTGACCGACTTCGTGTGTCCAACTAAAATGCAGTGTTTAGGTTGTAAAGCAAAAGTACCTGAACCAGACCAAGAGGATGAACTTTTAGAAGTTATTCAATTATCAAAGGATATGGAGAAACGATTCAAGAAGATGGGGTTAGAAGTTGAAGTTCGTAAAGCAAAAGAAATGGCGAAGCAAGCTAAGATTGAATTAAAAGAGATTGACTTGATAAAAAAATATAGAGAGGAACGTAATTATGAACCAGCAACAAAGCGTAATCCATTCAGATAAACGGCAATGGCTCGACAAAGTGCATCAGCAACGTAAAGACCGTTCACTTACTATCGGTATTCAAACGATTGATTTTCTCGTAGAACAAGGAATTCCCGTAACTTATAACAACATTAGTGAGCATTCAAAAGTAGTTGATGAAAAAGGAAAAGGCATCCATCATAATACGATTAAACGCAATGAGGAACTACATTCATATTATCAAAAGCATAGCAGAACGTATAAAGTGAAAAATACGCGTAAAAAGCCTGTAATGCCCTCTAGATTTGACGAAGCATCTTTAAGAAGGATTTCGTCTGAACGCGATGTAAACGTCGCCCAAAAGAGGTATATGCAGCTTTCGAAAGAGGAATTGGTGAATAGATTAATAGCGGTTGAAAAATACGTTGCAGAAAACCAAGAGCGATGGGTAACTAATCAATTTGAGCAGTTCAAGTAGATGATTAATGAGTTGAAAAATAGCCTCGTTAAATTATTTTTAACAAGGTTATTTTAACTATCTTGTTCAACAATCGCGCCCTTTTCTTGAAGAAGACACATAAATCATTGTGCTAAATCAATACATTTAAAAACAAAAATATTAACGTAATAATTATACCAAAACTAAAACCTAGAATATGTACGATAAATGCACCCATCCCATAAAAGTTTCCAAGTATCAAAATAGCAAATATGTAAATTACGGGCCAGCTATCAAATTGTAAACTAAGAAATTCTTTGTCATATAGGTGTAGGATAATTATGCAGGCAATAAGTGCATAAATTCCCGGCGATGCTCCAGTGCCTTCTGTGTAATTTGCAAAAATAGCATATACAAGATATGTAATTATATTTCCGATTAAGTAAATAGTTAAGAACTTCCAACTACCAATCTTATCTTCAAGAATAATACCAACAAAATACATACCATAAACATTGCCTAATAAATGCAATATATTTTGATGAAAAAATGAGCCCGTAAGCAGTCGATACCACTCTTTACCCTGCATATTATTAAAACTTTTCCCACCAGCCAATTCCAAAAAAGTATCTTTAAATATTAGTTTATCCAATATAAAAACTAAAATGTAGAGAACAATAATTATTGTATAAACGTTAGCGTTATCCTTTCCAAAAATTGTATCCACTCCCTTCCTTTTCAGCATTAACTGCGTTCCAAGTTCGATGCTCTTTCTACAAAAAATTCCTTATTGCGATATTCTGGTCCAATTGTGACAGCACCTATATTTCACCTTCCATCGCTGGCTCCTTCACTTCTTCCTGTTCCTTAAGATATTGCTTTACTTTTTTATTAATGAAAAAATATCCCAATAGAATCAGGCCACTAAACACCAAACTACTTATATTCATATAGATAAGCATCTTT of the Sporosarcina sp. FSL K6-1508 genome contains:
- a CDS encoding rhomboid family intramembrane serine protease; the protein is MDTIFGKDNANVYTIIIVLYILVFILDKLIFKDTFLELAGGKSFNNMQGKEWYRLLTGSFFHQNILHLLGNVYGMYFVGIILEDKIGSWKFLTIYLIGNIITYLVYAIFANYTEGTGASPGIYALIACIIILHLYDKEFLSLQFDSWPVIYIFAILILGNFYGMGAFIVHILGFSFGIIITLIFLFLNVLI
- a CDS encoding site-specific integrase encodes the protein MIEFNVIGGWSRNRPIEEHERILRFLSLWGYEQGHQQKPSPFLSQHKGVLTLSTFVTLHKDKAQGLLIDVEPFYVACTFGLLATDILTTTGARINELLQINNTKECILIKKVKEKLHFSFKAIPKGRDSLEEFYISKQTMEHIQTVARLLKEHYTVEKIPSVLYRSDRKHFFPKPMSYYFQYEGKAIRKDAIYSSIRFLLHGLVFETQSGKPVTIKTHLLRHAFATEAVQRQNMNIDIVAKMLHQRDLNITAYYSAPTSSQIAESVSELHDVISSYVDIDDAYLRSPKELQQQFDEHAEKVGVYNKVLGGTCVTDFVCPTKMQCLGCKAKVPEPDQEDELLEVIQLSKDMEKRFKKMGLEVEVRKAKEMAKQAKIELKEIDLIKKYREERNYEPATKRNPFR